One segment of Anopheles stephensi strain Indian chromosome 3, UCI_ANSTEP_V1.0, whole genome shotgun sequence DNA contains the following:
- the LOC118510355 gene encoding protein downstream neighbor of son homolog — MNSNTEGILSNPSQWKRPEDILKMQRLKRKQRALQDRMNNHSKASGTQSIQTGSSGNSEDPIVNRFEANTKRKNPFSRNVDPAPKRQKEAHSSELDAGEDTVFSLLSKPQTVVVPNLEAPQTKAAIDPRFLQDQHCPVAQSLPPELEEEPPKMSKLAPIHWSIKSKLRIICRTPIPGTNLKTNQEASGLTSFVRCIDSKESSTGLDISPGARFYQATLYWQHPYLPWFTLFPRNSRNNHTQTPLDESVRAVLAKEWIISFRNLFQLVRARHCPYFYLCANSFTVLFRAAGIGGRVETHALLTPTTRGMRAALKQEEIEFTMPMKKAAQTAGDNLNRSSESGIGNSSFSNSSEEQSQTTTNEETADRSLEADADEDDDDMDGEQWLESLGVDAAEIRKISDNHSKKQQQRECGADYSDQSLVLIEGPECQAFFNFLLNAKSTIAKVGRLAGIPPTLLAPVSFAGATLRTLQTRSTKIQMDGEEYHSTELQGVILPHILPYVTDLLCESKDKFSVTLATVPSTTALCDASQRLISDSDKENDASALAGPVFGKENLSDCGLNKRIVENMCRATKDSVFDTERLLYSQEAGGFSWS, encoded by the exons ATGAATTCCAACACGGAAGGTATACTGTCGAACCCATCACAATGGAAGCGTCCGgaagatattttaaaaatgcaaCGGCTCAAACGCAAACAGCGAGCGCTGCAGGATCGGATGAACAATCATTCGAAGGCGTCGGGCACGCAATCGATACAAACTGGCAGCAGCGGTAACAGTGAGGATCCGATTGTGAATCGGTTCGAGGCTAATACGAAACGGAAGAATCCTTTCTCAAG AAACGTAGATCCAGCTCCCAAACGACAGAAGGAAGCTCACTCGAGTGAGCTGGACGCAGGAGAAGATACAGTGTTCAGTCTACTCAGCAAACCACAAACTGTAGTCGTACCAAACCTGGAAGCGCCACAAACGAAAGCTGCCATTGATCCTAGGTTCCTGCAGGATCAGCATTGTCCCGTCGCGCAATCGCTTCCGCCGGAACTAGAAGAAGAACCTCCCAAAATGAGCAAGCTCGCCCCGATCCACTGGAGCATCAAGAGCAAACTGCGCATCATCTGTCGAACGCCGATCCCCGGTACGAATCTGAAAACGAACCAAGAAGCGAGTGGCCTAACCTCATTCGTACGCTGCATCGATTCGAAGGAATCGTCCACCGGACTGGACATTTCGCCCGGTGCCCGCTTCTATCAGGCCACTCTCTACTGGCAGCATCCGTATCTTCCGTGGTTCACCCTTTTCCCACGAAATTCCCGCAACAACCACACGCAAACCCCACTGGATGAGTCCGTCCGGGCCGTGCTGGCCAAAGAGTGGATCATTAGCTTTCGGAATCTGTTTCAGCTGGTCCGTGCCCGGCACTGTCCGTACTTTTACCTGTGTGCGAACTCATTCACCGTACTGTTCCGAGCGGCCGGTATTGGTGGACGAGTCGAAACACACGCCCTACTCACACCAACCACACGGGGAATGCGGGCCGCCCTTAAACAGGAGGAGATTGAATTCACAATGCCAATGAAGAAAGCAGCTCAAACGGCAGGAGACAATCTAAACCGCTCGTCGGAATCCGGTATCGGAAATAGCAGCTTTTCCAACTCGTCCGAAGAACAGTCCCAGACGACAACGAATGAGGAGACGGCTGATCGGTCGCTGGAAGCGGACGCCGACGAGGACGATGACGACATGGATGGTGAGCAGTGGTTGGAGAGTCTCGGGGTGGATGCAGCGGAAATCCGCAAGATCAGTGACAACCACagcaagaagcagcagcagcgagaatGTGGTGCCGATTACAGCGATCAATCGCTTGTCCTCATCGAAGGCCCCGAGTGTCAGGCGTTCTTCAACTTTCTCCTAAACGCAAAAAGCACCATCGCCAAGGTCGGACGACTAGCTGGCATTCCGCCGACCCTGCTTGCACCGGTGTCCTTCGCCGGAGCGACACTTCGCACCCTGCAGACTCGTTCCACCAAGATCCAAATGGATGGAGAGGAATACCACAGCACAGAGCTGCAAGGAGTCATCCTGCCCCACATCCTACCGTACGTCACGGATCTCCTGTGTGAAAGTAAGGACAAATTCAGCGTTACGCTAGCGACCGTCCCTAGCACGACCGCACTGTGCGATGCGTCCCAGAGGCTCATAAGCGATTCGGACAAAGAGAACGATGCGTCCGCGCTGGCTGGACCGGTATTTGGCAAGGAGAACCTTTCCGACTGCGGACTCAACAAGCGCATCGTCGAAAACATGTGCCGCGCGACGAAGGATTCCGTGTTCGACACGGAGCGACTGCTGTACAGCCAGGAGGCCGGTGGGTTTAGCTGGAGCTAG
- the LOC118510394 gene encoding DNA-directed RNA polymerases I, II, and III subunit RPABC2: MDDGDYDHDDVGGDDFDDVEEDDNIDELNQEEDGDNIEIINPGQAGGGVPKNKRITTKYMTKYERARVLGTRALQIAMCAPIMVELEGETDPLQIAMKELKQRKIPIIIRRYLPDSSYEDWSIDELIIIDH; encoded by the exons ATGGATGATGGCGATTATGATCACGACGA TGTCGGTGGGGATGACTTCGATGATGTCGAGGAGGATGACAACATCGACGAGCTGAACCAGGAGGAGGATGGAGACAACATCGAGATCATCAACCCGGGCCAGGCCGGTGGTGGCGTACCGAAGAACAAGCGCATCACGACCAAATACATGACCAAGTACGAACGGGCGCGAGTGCTCGGTACACGCGCCCTTCAGATTGCCATGTGCGCCCCGATCATGGTCGAGCTGGAAGGTGAAACGGATCCACTGCAGATAGCGATGAAAGAGCTGAAACAGCGCAAAATTCCCATCATCATACGGCGCTACCTGCCCGATTCCTCGTACGAAGATTGGAGTATTGATGAGCTAATTATAATTGACCATTAG
- the LOC118510348 gene encoding lebercilin-like protein isoform X2 — protein MSTALRSSYSMQSMESLYSNSSKFSALHRRKAAARQPAIVIASNSDVRHRVMSARMLRLKQMQNQLEAANMVIAELTKDNRLLKSVQKRQDSALSKYVNSNAELPKLLNSHAEEIRTWQTKYRNLQNQNRELNGKLKAKDAHILTITDQNKHLVQLNKDKHLEERERLADRVRYLENRLMEKDNDAKLLARRLQLETKNFKAQLQQEVLKQREMAQKLERAHHEINRLNSVIEIYEKRTPSTLLKNSSFLMKTTPKPSSAQQQQQQQQQQQQQIVRFSNGTTHKSPFPNFSEPSPVTNLDMSPKIKPVHEGEGDNKSPVPSPRTLQPLSPHHEDTPPVPQNSSKPRKKHSSRKQKADNHSDEASTNGKPDEHQYDEGMCTEFNQYALEQEAEFDKAIASELFRLQTEMGSGTAKLPKSQTSNRYSATTETSYEDDYETDRSPEKTVDHLSEIFKHKAHISEIEEQFREVSSSATTNGYSTAKDSVKLRSVKKRIVTSSETNDSDSIDSASRSSAVKDLEAMKQEMHQSIMKKEALLDTFCDEFNGKEVVRAPPPQLNRPKLDNTKRAPIDPKKKQNLLEVLKAIDGDSFEK, from the exons ATGTCGACGGCACTGCGTTCCTC ATATTCGATGCAGAGTATGGAAAGTCTATATTCGAACAGTTCCAAGTTTTCCGCGCTTCATCGCCGCAAGGCGGCTGCTAGGCAACCGGCCATCGTGATTGCGTCCAACAGCGATGTGCGGCACCGGGTAATGTCGGCGCGAATGTTGCGCCTGAAGCAGATGCAGAACCAGCTGGAGGCGGCCAATATGGTCATTGCG GAACTGACCAAGGATAATCGTCTGCTGAAATCGGTACAGAAACGGCAGGATTCGGCCCTCTCCAAGTACGTCAACTCGAACGCCGAGCTTCCAAAGCTGCTCAATTCGCACGCGGAAGAGATCCGAACCTGGCAGACCAAGTATCGGAACCTCCAGAACCAAAACAGGGAGCTGAATGGGAAGCTGAAGGCAAAGGATGCACACATACTTACGATTACGGATCAGAACAAGCACCTGGTGCAGCTCAACAAAGATAA ACATTTGGAAGAACGCGAAAGACTGGCAGACAGGGTACGGTATTTAGAGAACAGGCTGATGGAGAAAGACAACGATGCCAAATTACTCGCTAGGAGACTGCAGCTGGAGACGAAAAACTTCAAGGCACAGCTACAGCAGGAAGTGTTGAAGCAGCGTGAGATGGCACAGAAGCTCGAACGGGCACATCATGAGATCAATCGCTTGAACTCTGTTATTGAG ATATACGAGAAACGCACTCCTTCAACCTTACTGAAGAACAGCAGCTTTCTGATGAAGACGACACCGAAACCATCTTcggcccagcagcagcagcagcagcagcagcagcaacagcaacaaattgttcgattttcaaACGGCACCACACACAAGTCACCTTTTCCG AACTTTTCTGAACCTTCGCCTGTGACGAATCTGGACATGAGTCCGAAAATCAAACCCGTCCACGAAGGCGAAGGCGATAACAAATCTCCCGTTCCGAGTCCAAGAACGCTCCAACCCCTATCACCACATCATGAGGACACACCTCCCGTTCCACAGAATTCATCCAAACCCAGAAAGAAACACAGCTCAAGGAAGCAAAAGGCGGACAACCACTCGGATGAGGCCAGCACCAATGGAAAGCCGGATGAGCACCAGTACGACGAGGGCATGTGCACCGAGTTCAACCAGTACGCGCTGGAGCAGGAGGCCGAATTTGATAAGGCAATCGCGTCGGAACTGTTCCGTTTGCAAACGGAAATGGGTTCCGGTACAGCGAAGCTACCGAAAAGCCAAACCTCCAACCGTTACAGCGCGACTACGGAAACATCGTACGAGGATGATTACGAAACGGACCGATCGCCGGAAAAGACCGTTGATCATCTGAGTGAAATATTCAAGCATAAGGCACACATCAGCGAAATCGAGGAACAGTTCCGCGAGGTTAGCTCCTCGGCCACCACGAATGGTTATTCAACTGCCAAGGACAGTGTGAAGCTGCGGAGCGTGAAGAAACGGATCGTCACCTCGTCCGAGACGAACGATTCGGACTCGATCGATAGTGCGAGCCGTTCGTCGGCGGTGAAAGATTTGGAGGCGATGAAGCAGGAAATGCATCAGAGCATCATGAAGAAGGAAGCACTGCTCGATACGTTTTGTGACGAGTTTAATGGGAAGGAGGTGGTTCGTGCACCGCCGCCACAGCTGAACCGACCCAAGCTGGACAACACGAAGCGTGCGCCGATAGATCctaaaaagaagcaaaacttgCTGGAAGTGCTGAAGGCAATCGATGGTGATAGTTTCGAGAAATGA
- the LOC118510348 gene encoding lebercilin-like protein isoform X3, with protein sequence MQSMESLYSNSSKFSALHRRKAAARQPAIVIASNSDVRHRVMSARMLRLKQMQNQLEAANMVIAELTKDNRLLKSVQKRQDSALSKYVNSNAELPKLLNSHAEEIRTWQTKYRNLQNQNRELNGKLKAKDAHILTITDQNKHLVQLNKDKHLEERERLADRVRYLENRLMEKDNDAKLLARRLQLETKNFKAQLQQEVLKQREMAQKLERAHHEINRLNSVIEIYEKRTPSTLLKNSSFLMKTTPKPSSAQQQQQQQQQQQQQIVRFSNGTTHKSPFPNFSEPSPVTNLDMSPKIKPVHEGEGDNKSPVPSPRTLQPLSPHHEDTPPVPQNSSKPRKKHSSRKQKADNHSDEASTNGKPDEHQYDEGMCTEFNQYALEQEAEFDKAIASELFRLQTEMGSGTAKLPKSQTSNRYSATTETSYEDDYETDRSPEKTVDHLSEIFKHKAHISEIEEQFREVSSSATTNGYSTAKDSVKLRSVKKRIVTSSETNDSDSIDSASRSSAVKDLEAMKQEMHQSIMKKEALLDTFCDEFNGKEVVRAPPPQLNRPKLDNTKRAPIDPKKKQNLLEVLKAIDGDSFEK encoded by the exons ATGCAGAGTATGGAAAGTCTATATTCGAACAGTTCCAAGTTTTCCGCGCTTCATCGCCGCAAGGCGGCTGCTAGGCAACCGGCCATCGTGATTGCGTCCAACAGCGATGTGCGGCACCGGGTAATGTCGGCGCGAATGTTGCGCCTGAAGCAGATGCAGAACCAGCTGGAGGCGGCCAATATGGTCATTGCG GAACTGACCAAGGATAATCGTCTGCTGAAATCGGTACAGAAACGGCAGGATTCGGCCCTCTCCAAGTACGTCAACTCGAACGCCGAGCTTCCAAAGCTGCTCAATTCGCACGCGGAAGAGATCCGAACCTGGCAGACCAAGTATCGGAACCTCCAGAACCAAAACAGGGAGCTGAATGGGAAGCTGAAGGCAAAGGATGCACACATACTTACGATTACGGATCAGAACAAGCACCTGGTGCAGCTCAACAAAGATAA ACATTTGGAAGAACGCGAAAGACTGGCAGACAGGGTACGGTATTTAGAGAACAGGCTGATGGAGAAAGACAACGATGCCAAATTACTCGCTAGGAGACTGCAGCTGGAGACGAAAAACTTCAAGGCACAGCTACAGCAGGAAGTGTTGAAGCAGCGTGAGATGGCACAGAAGCTCGAACGGGCACATCATGAGATCAATCGCTTGAACTCTGTTATTGAG ATATACGAGAAACGCACTCCTTCAACCTTACTGAAGAACAGCAGCTTTCTGATGAAGACGACACCGAAACCATCTTcggcccagcagcagcagcagcagcagcagcagcaacagcaacaaattgttcgattttcaaACGGCACCACACACAAGTCACCTTTTCCG AACTTTTCTGAACCTTCGCCTGTGACGAATCTGGACATGAGTCCGAAAATCAAACCCGTCCACGAAGGCGAAGGCGATAACAAATCTCCCGTTCCGAGTCCAAGAACGCTCCAACCCCTATCACCACATCATGAGGACACACCTCCCGTTCCACAGAATTCATCCAAACCCAGAAAGAAACACAGCTCAAGGAAGCAAAAGGCGGACAACCACTCGGATGAGGCCAGCACCAATGGAAAGCCGGATGAGCACCAGTACGACGAGGGCATGTGCACCGAGTTCAACCAGTACGCGCTGGAGCAGGAGGCCGAATTTGATAAGGCAATCGCGTCGGAACTGTTCCGTTTGCAAACGGAAATGGGTTCCGGTACAGCGAAGCTACCGAAAAGCCAAACCTCCAACCGTTACAGCGCGACTACGGAAACATCGTACGAGGATGATTACGAAACGGACCGATCGCCGGAAAAGACCGTTGATCATCTGAGTGAAATATTCAAGCATAAGGCACACATCAGCGAAATCGAGGAACAGTTCCGCGAGGTTAGCTCCTCGGCCACCACGAATGGTTATTCAACTGCCAAGGACAGTGTGAAGCTGCGGAGCGTGAAGAAACGGATCGTCACCTCGTCCGAGACGAACGATTCGGACTCGATCGATAGTGCGAGCCGTTCGTCGGCGGTGAAAGATTTGGAGGCGATGAAGCAGGAAATGCATCAGAGCATCATGAAGAAGGAAGCACTGCTCGATACGTTTTGTGACGAGTTTAATGGGAAGGAGGTGGTTCGTGCACCGCCGCCACAGCTGAACCGACCCAAGCTGGACAACACGAAGCGTGCGCCGATAGATCctaaaaagaagcaaaacttgCTGGAAGTGCTGAAGGCAATCGATGGTGATAGTTTCGAGAAATGA
- the LOC118510348 gene encoding inner centromere protein A isoform X1: MFLPVLPISSPAQSLSLSNVKTFPFRSRLAAFRQTAQHVSDWMATGKDLFIYQSKHCLGQLRRQCHRYRDLLYCRSSLLNTIYGLRIIASSRPLLCFALVEFMKYSMQSMESLYSNSSKFSALHRRKAAARQPAIVIASNSDVRHRVMSARMLRLKQMQNQLEAANMVIAELTKDNRLLKSVQKRQDSALSKYVNSNAELPKLLNSHAEEIRTWQTKYRNLQNQNRELNGKLKAKDAHILTITDQNKHLVQLNKDKHLEERERLADRVRYLENRLMEKDNDAKLLARRLQLETKNFKAQLQQEVLKQREMAQKLERAHHEINRLNSVIEIYEKRTPSTLLKNSSFLMKTTPKPSSAQQQQQQQQQQQQQIVRFSNGTTHKSPFPNFSEPSPVTNLDMSPKIKPVHEGEGDNKSPVPSPRTLQPLSPHHEDTPPVPQNSSKPRKKHSSRKQKADNHSDEASTNGKPDEHQYDEGMCTEFNQYALEQEAEFDKAIASELFRLQTEMGSGTAKLPKSQTSNRYSATTETSYEDDYETDRSPEKTVDHLSEIFKHKAHISEIEEQFREVSSSATTNGYSTAKDSVKLRSVKKRIVTSSETNDSDSIDSASRSSAVKDLEAMKQEMHQSIMKKEALLDTFCDEFNGKEVVRAPPPQLNRPKLDNTKRAPIDPKKKQNLLEVLKAIDGDSFEK; the protein is encoded by the exons ATGTTCCTCCCCGTACTACCCATTTCCTCACCCGCCCAATCACTTTCCCTTAGTAACGtaaaaacatttccttttcgatcGCGTCTGGCGGCCTTTCGCCAAACGGCACAACATGTTAGCGATTGGATGGCAACTGGCAAGGacctttttatttatcaaagTAAACATTGCCTTGGTCAGTTGCGCCGTCAGTGTCACCGCTATCGTGATTTGTTGTACTGCCGCTCCTCACTCCTCAATACCATATATGGCTTGCGTATCATCGCTTCATCGCGTCCATTGCTGTGCTTTGCTTTAGTGGAATTCATGAA ATATTCGATGCAGAGTATGGAAAGTCTATATTCGAACAGTTCCAAGTTTTCCGCGCTTCATCGCCGCAAGGCGGCTGCTAGGCAACCGGCCATCGTGATTGCGTCCAACAGCGATGTGCGGCACCGGGTAATGTCGGCGCGAATGTTGCGCCTGAAGCAGATGCAGAACCAGCTGGAGGCGGCCAATATGGTCATTGCG GAACTGACCAAGGATAATCGTCTGCTGAAATCGGTACAGAAACGGCAGGATTCGGCCCTCTCCAAGTACGTCAACTCGAACGCCGAGCTTCCAAAGCTGCTCAATTCGCACGCGGAAGAGATCCGAACCTGGCAGACCAAGTATCGGAACCTCCAGAACCAAAACAGGGAGCTGAATGGGAAGCTGAAGGCAAAGGATGCACACATACTTACGATTACGGATCAGAACAAGCACCTGGTGCAGCTCAACAAAGATAA ACATTTGGAAGAACGCGAAAGACTGGCAGACAGGGTACGGTATTTAGAGAACAGGCTGATGGAGAAAGACAACGATGCCAAATTACTCGCTAGGAGACTGCAGCTGGAGACGAAAAACTTCAAGGCACAGCTACAGCAGGAAGTGTTGAAGCAGCGTGAGATGGCACAGAAGCTCGAACGGGCACATCATGAGATCAATCGCTTGAACTCTGTTATTGAG ATATACGAGAAACGCACTCCTTCAACCTTACTGAAGAACAGCAGCTTTCTGATGAAGACGACACCGAAACCATCTTcggcccagcagcagcagcagcagcagcagcagcaacagcaacaaattgttcgattttcaaACGGCACCACACACAAGTCACCTTTTCCG AACTTTTCTGAACCTTCGCCTGTGACGAATCTGGACATGAGTCCGAAAATCAAACCCGTCCACGAAGGCGAAGGCGATAACAAATCTCCCGTTCCGAGTCCAAGAACGCTCCAACCCCTATCACCACATCATGAGGACACACCTCCCGTTCCACAGAATTCATCCAAACCCAGAAAGAAACACAGCTCAAGGAAGCAAAAGGCGGACAACCACTCGGATGAGGCCAGCACCAATGGAAAGCCGGATGAGCACCAGTACGACGAGGGCATGTGCACCGAGTTCAACCAGTACGCGCTGGAGCAGGAGGCCGAATTTGATAAGGCAATCGCGTCGGAACTGTTCCGTTTGCAAACGGAAATGGGTTCCGGTACAGCGAAGCTACCGAAAAGCCAAACCTCCAACCGTTACAGCGCGACTACGGAAACATCGTACGAGGATGATTACGAAACGGACCGATCGCCGGAAAAGACCGTTGATCATCTGAGTGAAATATTCAAGCATAAGGCACACATCAGCGAAATCGAGGAACAGTTCCGCGAGGTTAGCTCCTCGGCCACCACGAATGGTTATTCAACTGCCAAGGACAGTGTGAAGCTGCGGAGCGTGAAGAAACGGATCGTCACCTCGTCCGAGACGAACGATTCGGACTCGATCGATAGTGCGAGCCGTTCGTCGGCGGTGAAAGATTTGGAGGCGATGAAGCAGGAAATGCATCAGAGCATCATGAAGAAGGAAGCACTGCTCGATACGTTTTGTGACGAGTTTAATGGGAAGGAGGTGGTTCGTGCACCGCCGCCACAGCTGAACCGACCCAAGCTGGACAACACGAAGCGTGCGCCGATAGATCctaaaaagaagcaaaacttgCTGGAAGTGCTGAAGGCAATCGATGGTGATAGTTTCGAGAAATGA